A stretch of Fundicoccus culcitae DNA encodes these proteins:
- a CDS encoding phospho-sugar mutase codes for MEWQKNLEHWRSFETLDASLKEELASIVDEEQLKDAFWGNLSFGTAGMRGILGPGTNRMNIYTVRQATEGLAQLIEKNGESAKKRGVAIAYDSRHYSPEFAMEAALVLGQHGIKSYVYESLRPTPVLSFAVRYLKAFAGIMITASHNPAAYNGYKVYGEDGGQMPPEDADNLTKYVTAVEDPLAVKVGDKTDLLGSGMIEIIGDRVDQAYLEAMKTVTIDQELIHEMSDKVNIVYTPLHGTGLYLGLKALEQIGFNDIHIVEEQSKPDGDFPTVKSPNPESDAAFDLAETLGKSVKADILLATDPDADRLGAKVLTATGDYQLLTGNQIASIMLDYILNAKKAKDDLPDNGVAVKSIVSTNLADAIIESFGLQMVEVLTGFKFIAEKIQQYEDTGSHTFIMGFEESYGYLIKPFVRDKDAIQALVLLAELTAYHKKNGRTLADALDDIYQQHGYFYEKTISVDFPGITGQEEMKAIMAKVRDESLDSIADIKVEKKADYLSRVLTLADGKEKAINMSPSDALKYTLEDGSWVAFRPSGTEPKIKLYLGAVAPTKAEVEAKAQAIEEAILKITQ; via the coding sequence ATGGAATGGCAAAAAAATTTGGAACATTGGCGTTCATTTGAAACACTTGATGCATCATTGAAGGAAGAACTAGCTAGTATCGTAGATGAAGAACAACTAAAAGACGCTTTTTGGGGTAACTTAAGTTTTGGAACGGCTGGAATGCGTGGAATACTTGGCCCGGGGACCAATCGCATGAACATATATACGGTTCGACAAGCGACCGAAGGGTTAGCACAGTTAATCGAAAAAAATGGTGAGAGTGCTAAGAAGCGAGGTGTAGCTATTGCCTATGACTCCCGCCACTATTCACCAGAATTTGCTATGGAAGCAGCGTTAGTCTTAGGTCAGCATGGAATTAAATCCTATGTATATGAAAGTCTAAGACCAACACCTGTCTTGTCATTTGCCGTTAGGTATTTAAAGGCTTTTGCTGGTATCATGATTACCGCAAGTCACAATCCTGCGGCTTATAACGGCTATAAAGTATACGGTGAAGATGGGGGACAAATGCCACCAGAAGATGCGGATAACTTAACCAAATATGTGACCGCCGTTGAAGATCCTTTAGCCGTTAAGGTAGGCGATAAGACCGATTTACTTGGCTCAGGGATGATTGAAATCATCGGTGATCGTGTTGACCAAGCCTACTTGGAAGCGATGAAAACCGTAACAATTGATCAAGAATTAATTCATGAAATGTCTGATAAAGTCAATATCGTCTATACTCCTTTACACGGAACAGGTTTGTATTTGGGTCTGAAGGCGTTAGAACAAATAGGCTTCAATGATATTCATATTGTAGAGGAACAATCTAAACCAGATGGGGATTTTCCAACCGTTAAATCACCTAATCCTGAATCAGACGCAGCCTTTGATTTGGCAGAAACTTTAGGAAAATCAGTGAAGGCTGATATTTTATTGGCTACAGATCCTGATGCAGACCGACTGGGTGCCAAAGTTTTAACCGCTACAGGCGATTACCAATTATTAACCGGTAATCAAATTGCATCGATTATGTTGGATTATATTTTAAATGCCAAAAAAGCAAAAGATGACTTACCTGACAATGGTGTAGCGGTTAAATCAATTGTTTCAACCAATTTAGCTGATGCAATTATAGAAAGTTTTGGACTGCAAATGGTTGAAGTTTTAACAGGCTTTAAGTTTATAGCTGAAAAAATCCAACAATATGAAGATACAGGCTCACACACATTTATTATGGGGTTTGAAGAAAGTTATGGTTATTTAATTAAACCGTTTGTACGGGATAAAGATGCGATTCAAGCGCTCGTTTTATTAGCAGAGCTGACAGCTTACCATAAGAAAAATGGTCGTACATTAGCTGATGCATTAGATGACATTTATCAACAACATGGTTATTTCTACGAAAAAACCATCTCGGTTGATTTCCCAGGGATTACAGGCCAAGAAGAGATGAAAGCAATCATGGCAAAAGTCAGAGATGAATCATTAGATAGCATTGCCGATATTAAGGTAGAGAAAAAAGCCGATTATCTCTCAAGAGTGTTGACACTAGCAGATGGTAAAGAAAAAGCTATTAATATGTCACCATCTGATGCTTTGAAATATACGCTAGAAGACGGTAGCTGGGTGGCATTTAGACCAAGTGGAACGGAACCTAAAATTAAACTTTATCTTGGAGCGGTTGCACCAACGAAAGCTGAAGTTGAAGCAAAGGCCCAAGCCATCGAAGAAGCTATATTGAAAATTACACAATAA
- the rapZ gene encoding RNase adapter RapZ: MADTLELVIITGMSGAGKTVAVQSFEDLGYYCVDNMPPSLLPTFWQLIKETGKITKIALVIDLRSRDFFQELQNIINTMDNTQFITTRVLFLEASDDALVSRYKETRRNHPLATEGRLLEGIQKERELLKDLRNQAQIVVDTSNISPRQLREMITERFASEDYTTFHIEVISFGFKYGAPIDADIVMDVRFLPNPHYIAELREQTGLDQAVYDYVMQQPETQTFYEKFMDLIEFCLPHYKKEGKSSVTIAIGCTGGKHRSIALAERIGKRLKDDQYIVNISHRDQYKKKEIVNRS; the protein is encoded by the coding sequence ATGGCAGATACATTAGAATTAGTCATCATTACAGGTATGAGTGGGGCAGGTAAAACAGTGGCTGTCCAAAGTTTTGAAGATTTAGGCTATTATTGTGTCGACAATATGCCTCCTAGCTTATTGCCAACTTTCTGGCAACTAATTAAAGAAACAGGTAAAATTACGAAAATTGCACTAGTCATCGATTTACGTTCACGCGATTTTTTCCAAGAACTACAAAATATCATTAACACAATGGATAATACTCAATTTATTACGACACGTGTTTTATTTTTAGAAGCCAGCGATGATGCATTAGTTTCACGTTATAAAGAAACACGACGTAACCACCCTTTGGCCACTGAAGGCCGTTTGCTTGAAGGCATACAAAAGGAACGCGAACTATTAAAAGATTTGCGGAATCAAGCGCAAATTGTTGTCGATACGAGTAATATCTCGCCGCGTCAGCTTCGTGAAATGATTACTGAAAGATTTGCCTCAGAAGATTACACGACGTTTCATATTGAAGTTATTTCATTTGGCTTTAAATATGGGGCTCCCATCGATGCTGATATTGTGATGGATGTACGTTTTTTACCGAACCCACATTATATTGCTGAATTAAGAGAACAAACGGGTCTTGACCAAGCGGTATATGATTATGTTATGCAACAACCTGAAACGCAAACATTCTATGAAAAATTTATGGATTTAATTGAGTTTTGCCTCCCTCATTATAAAAAAGAAGGAAAATCTTCTGTTACGATTGCTATTGGCTGTACAGGTGGAAAGCATCGTTCCATCGCTTTAGCGGAACGTATTGGCAAACGATTAAAAGACGATCAATATATTGTCAATATTTCTCATCGTGATCAGTATAAGAAGAAAGAGATTGTAAACCGCTCATGA